The Pseudanabaena yagii GIHE-NHR1 genome segment TCTCTACACATCTCAAGGGGAAAGAGCGCTAGATATCCTTGGCACATTTATCAAAACGGGGCCCAATCTATCAGGCAATCGTGCCATTCGTGCTGCTGCGGTTCTAGCGACTGTTGATAAACAGAATGGACTATCGTTACTCAACTTCTTACGCAAATTCCCTACTTCAGATATTTATTTTGACATTCAAGCAGGATTACAAACCGTTAGCGAACTAAGCGATCTACTGCAAAACACTCAGCAGGTAGTGCAGATGGTTAATAGTGAAGCTACTAAACAGGCGAAAGCATCACCAGCGCAATCTCCCAATCAACTACCTGATTTGCGGAATGCAGGAAACAGTAAATGGGATCGATATAGCTTAAAAGCACCTTCTCTCAACAAGAGCTATGAGATTCCATTTTATCTCTTCATTCCTCAATCATCCAATTCCACCACCAAAGCCAAGCTCCCCGCAATCATTATCTATCCTGGACTAATTTCTAGTCGAGAACCATTGCTCTATTTGGCAGAACATCTAGCTTCCTACGGATTTGCAGTAGTTTTAACAGTATCCCCCACTAGTAGTGCCGAGCAATTGGACAAATTAATTATTGGTGTTACTAGTGAGATCGCCCCACCAGAGAGCTTCATCGCCCGACCCAATGATATTACGGCAGTCCTCAATTTCCTAGAAGCATCACCAAACGTAAACAATCCCAATATCGCCAATATTAATTGGAAAAATGTGGGCATGATTGGACATTCCTTTGGTGGTTATGCAGCCCTTGCACTAGTGAGTGATGCTCAGATTCAGTTCTCTGATTTAGAAGAAGTTTGCCAAGGTAAATATAAATGGAATGCTTCTTTGCTCCTGCAATGTGTTGCCCTAGGACTCCCCAAACAAGAATATAAGTTGGGAGATAAACGTATTGCGGCGGCGATCGCAGTTAACCCTGTAACCAGTCACGTACTAGGTAAAGCGGCTCTCAGTAAAATCACGGTTCCAATCGCAATTGTCGGCAGCTCAGGCGATACCTTTGCACCTGTAGCCTCGGAGCAAATCGTCCCCTTTACATGGTTAACTAATCCCAGTCGGTACTTATTACTATTTAATGGCTCAGGTCATACCGCCGTAACTGCCATTACTTCAGGCGATCGCCTCAGTCCCGAAGTGAGTAACGCTTTAGCAGGCGCAAATCCGATCGCTTCACAGGGATATTTGAAGTTGTTAAGTGTAGCATTCTTCAAGAATCACCTAGCCCAAGAGCCTAGCTATGCCGATTACCTAACCACTGAATATTTTGTAAATATCTCTTCCCCCTCCGCACAGGCAAGCCTATTGCGATCGCTCAGCATGGAGCAAGTTGACGCGGCGATCAGTAAATAAAAACTACAGCTTCGACTTCGCTCAGCTACCTTAAGCTTCGACTTCGCTCAGCTACCTTACACCGAGGGCTGAGCGAAGTCGAAGCCCCTCTGCTATTTAAAATGACTATAACTTTATGCAGCAGCTTTGGCAGAAACATCATCTAGCAGAGCGAATAATTCATCTGTTTGAGAAGATGTGAATAAGCTATCAACTCCTTGAGGTGCAAAGTCTGTAAATGGTGATTCATAGAGACTTGCTGCATCGATCGCGCCACGTTCGGTGAGGTAGTCTATGATCATGTTGATAAACTCGATTTGGTTAGCATTTAGAGTTTTATCGGTGAGAAATTTACCAAATTCTTGCTTAGCGACTTCTCGATCTAGTCCAATTAGTGATCGCACAAATAAGCCTAGACCGTGAGATTCTTGCTTAGCACGGTCTAGGTCTTCAGCATTGCCCAAACCGTTTTCCAGCAAGATTGTCTCTAGCTCTGATAGATCGGTTGCTGTGAGTTGTTTATTGTTTCTGAGTTTGAAAATAACCATCTGGTCTTGATGCGATCGCAAAAAGTCTCTAGCTTTAGCTCGGAATTTTTCAAAGCTATCGGATGAGGTGAAGTGAGGTAATTCGACAATCGTTTCATCACCCATCTCGTCCTCAAAATTGGTATAGATCGGTTGACGCTGTTGTTTTTCGATGAGTTTAACTAGACTGCGTAGGCGTTTGCGGACGGCTTCTAGCATGGGCAAGGTTACGTCTTGCCACCATTCATCGGTTTGGATTTCTTGAATTAGTTCTAGTTGGGCTTGGACT includes the following:
- a CDS encoding alpha/beta hydrolase — translated: MKYLPNAIANISSKLVTRSAALMILLSAIGLGVNVKPSEAAETLNFQFNIFEVSVSVDDLETFSKTGELRGALDMASRYISAADMANFRRILTERADISVVLLSRFLYTSQGERALDILGTFIKTGPNLSGNRAIRAAAVLATVDKQNGLSLLNFLRKFPTSDIYFDIQAGLQTVSELSDLLQNTQQVVQMVNSEATKQAKASPAQSPNQLPDLRNAGNSKWDRYSLKAPSLNKSYEIPFYLFIPQSSNSTTKAKLPAIIIYPGLISSREPLLYLAEHLASYGFAVVLTVSPTSSAEQLDKLIIGVTSEIAPPESFIARPNDITAVLNFLEASPNVNNPNIANINWKNVGMIGHSFGGYAALALVSDAQIQFSDLEEVCQGKYKWNASLLLQCVALGLPKQEYKLGDKRIAAAIAVNPVTSHVLGKAALSKITVPIAIVGSSGDTFAPVASEQIVPFTWLTNPSRYLLLFNGSGHTAVTAITSGDRLSPEVSNALAGANPIASQGYLKLLSVAFFKNHLAQEPSYADYLTTEYFVNISSPSAQASLLRSLSMEQVDAAISK